A region from the Populus trichocarpa isolate Nisqually-1 chromosome 18, P.trichocarpa_v4.1, whole genome shotgun sequence genome encodes:
- the LOC7488103 gene encoding transcription factor bHLH68 encodes MNRGVLQSSPVQQMMAGNPNWWSINNMRPPITHHQQPSPFLPPPSLFPQFLPSISSSSSSSLPLPSWNYDNPDQLPESWSQLLLGGLVCDEDKSNISNFQAKKMENWEEQVLHQASSASVMDVKQENSASNYVYGANEDFQAAAKPTACSQVIPASSPKSCVTSFSSNMLDFSTSKGDGRHPPPDRSSDCNSTANGGAVKKARVQSSSAQPTFKVRKEKLGDRITALHQLVSPFGKTDTASVLLEAIGYIRFLQSQIEALSLPYLGSGSTNMRQQQSVQGESNCIFPEDPGQLLNDSCIKRKGASQQDSHGEPKDLRSRGLCLVPVSCTLQVGSDNGADYWAPALGGGFR; translated from the exons ATGAATAGAGGGGTTTTGCAGAGTTCACCGGTGCAGCAAATGATGGCTGGCAACCCCAACTGGTGGAGCATCAACAATATGAGGCCACCAATAACTCATCATCAACAACCCTCTCCTTTTCTGCCTCCTCCTAGTCTCTTCCCTCAATTCCTAccttccatttcttcttcttcatcatcttctcttcctcttccttcttGGAATTATGATAACCCAGATCAGCTTCCAGAGTCATGGAGCCAACTACTTCT GGGTGGATTGGTGTGTGATGAAGACAAGAGCAATATAAGCAATTTTCAAGCAAAGAAGATGGAGAATTGGGAGGAGCAAGTGTTACATCAAGCATCAAGTGCTTCGGTTATGGATGTCAAGCAAGAAAACTCTGCAAGCAACTACGTGTACGGTGCAAATGAAGATTTCCAGGCAGCTGCAAAACCTACAGCTTGTTCTCAAGTGATACCTGCTTCATCCCCCAAGTCCTGTGTTACCAGTTTCAGCAGTAACATGTTGGATTTCTCTACCAGCAAAGGAGATGGAAGGCATCCACCACCAGATCGATCTTCTGAT TGTAACAGCACCGCTAATGGTGGGGCAGTAAAGAAAGCTAGGGTTCAATCTTCTTCCGCCCAACCTACCTTTAAG GTGAGGAAGGAGAAATTAGGTGATAGGATTACCGCTCTTCACCAGCTTGTTTCTCCATTTGGGAAG ACTGACACGGCCTCTGTCTTGTTAGAAGCTATTGGGTACATCAGATTCCTTCAGAGCCAAATTGAG GCTCTCAGCTTACCGTACTTGGGCAGTGGATCCACAAATATGAGGCAGCAACAATCT GTTCAAGGAGAAAGCAACTGTATATTTCCCGAGGACCCCGGTCAG CTGTTGAATGATAGCTGCATAAAGAGGAAAGGAGCTTCTCAGCag GACTCTCACGGGGAGCCAAAGGACCTGAGGAGTAGAGGATTGTGTCTTGTTCCAGTGTCATGCACACTGCAAGTTGGCAGCGATAATGGAGCAGACTACTGGGCTCCCGCTCTTGGAGGGGGGTTCCGATAG